GACAGCAGTAGCAGGCTTCCACCTTCGGCTGCAACTTGTTTGCGAATATTATCGACGACCGTTTTCTGCGCCGCTAAACCATACTCACCGTGATCGTTTTGCCAGAAATGCCCATGGTGATCATTAGTGTGCAATATAGTGATATCGTAAGTTTTATCTTTTTCCCAGGCAGCAGCCCATCCAGGGGCGAACGCTAGCGACACAGCCAAGGCACATGCTGTGGTCGGTAATGAAAAACGCATGGCAAATCTCCATGTAGTCGTTAAAAACCGGCCCGATGAATACCGGCTTAATGAGTGAAAAGAGTGTAATGCATATCAATAGCACGATAAATCAAGACCATACCGTGACATAACTCGCATTGTAATGTGACGATTTGTAGATGAATTTCATGACTTTGGAATATATATCAAATTATGTCAGATGTAGTAAAAATCATTCGATCTGCATAATATGTATTCGTTACCAGCATATTATTAACAGTGAAAATTATTAGGCGAATACTCACTATGACCGATCGTTCTGAGACTGGATTCCAACCCTCCACTACTGCCGCTGTAAAACGTACATCCTTCTCTATACTGGGTGCTATTAGCGTATCTCACCTGCTCAACGATATGATTCAATCGCTGATTCTGGCGATTTATCCTTTATTACAAGCCGAGTTTTCACTGAGTTTTGCTCAGATAGGGCTAATCACGCTGACTTACCAGCTTACCGCATCACTACTACAACCCTTGATAGGGCTTTATACCGATAAACACCCCCAACCCTACTCTTTGCCAATTGGTATGGGTTTTACCTTATCAGGTATATTGCTGCTGGCGATGGCAACCACTTTCCCAGTGGTTTTATTGGCGGCAGCGCTAGTTGGCACCGGTTCATCAGTATTCCACCCTGAATCATCACGGGTAGCACGCATGGCATCCGGCGGTCGTCATGGTCTGGCCCAGTCCGTTTTCCAAGTTGGCGGCAACTTCGGAAGTGCTCTCGGCCCACTATTAGCTGCAATCCTTATTGCTCCTTACGGTAAAGGCAATGTTGGCTGGTTCTCCCTCGCGGCATTACTGGCCATTGTGGTGCTACTGCAAGTCAGCAAGTGGTATCAGCAGCAGCAAAAAATGACACATGGCAAAATCGTAAAAGTCTCATCAGCAAAAGTACTCCCTAAAAAGACAGTGATTAGCACATTAGTAATCTTGATGGTGCTGATATTCTCTAAATACTTCTACTTGACCAGCATTAGCAGCTATTACACCTTTTATCTGATGCATAAGTTTGGTGTTTCAGTGCAAAACGCCCAGATACATTTATTTGCCTTCTTATTCGCCGTAGCTGCTGGCACCATCATTGGCGGCCCTTTGGGTGATCGGATAGGGCGAAAATATGTTATTTGGGGGTCAATCTTGGGTGTAGCCCCCTTTACCCTTATTTTACCCTATGCTTCCTTGTATTGGACTGGGGTTTTAACTGTGATCATCGGCGTTATCCTCGCATCAGCCTTCTCTGCAATATTGGTGTATGCACAGGAGTTAATCCCTGGGAAAGTGGGGATGGTATCCGGCTTATTCTTCGGTTTTGCTTTCGGTATGGGCGGGTTAGGTGCGGCAGTACTAGGATATGTTGCTGATTTAACCAGTATTGAGCTGGTTTACCAAATATGTGCATTCCTACCATTACTGGGGATATTTACGGCCTTACTGCCTAATATAGAAGATAAGTAATAGTAACAGCCTTATAATCCCGACTGAGAGCGTTACTTTAGTCGGGATAGTTCCCTGTGTAATCTTGATGAAAACCGCAAATCCCCTACAAATAACCACTTCAGACAATTTCCATGCCAAACCAGACTTTTATCGATAAAAAATGAATTTTATCGCGCATTGATCGCATAAATACAATAAACTGGTGGCATTGTTGTGAAATGCTTGCTGCTCCGCATATCCAATATTCATTCAAAAGGCGGCAAGCCAGTGACAAATTTGTTGGGAGTAGATTTAAACGCTACTTGCAGCGGCCTAGCAAAGATCGGCCGAGTAACGAACGTAACCAACACACCTGCAATTTGAAAGATGGCAGGTATAACAAGAAGGAGTCTGGATGCACCACTCAACACCCTTAATCACCACGATCGTCGGAGGCCTTGTTCTCGCCTTCCTCTTGGGCTCTCTGGCCCACCGCCTGCGCATCTCACCCCTGGTGGGGTACCTTGCCGCAGGGGTGCTTGCCGGGCCATTCACGCCAGGGTTTGTTGCTGATACTTCATTAGCACCCGAACTGGCTGAAATTGGTGTTATTTTGTTGATGTTTGGTGTCGGACTTCACTTCTCGCTTAAAGACCTCCTCGCAGTAAAAGCTATCGCAATTCCCGGAGCCGTGGCACAAATAGCCGTCGCCACTCTACTTGGTATGGGCTTATCCCATTTATTAGGTTGGGATCTGGTCACCGGATTGGTCTTTGGGTTATGTCTATCAACCGCCAGTACTGTGGTATTACTGCGCGCACTGGAAGAACGGCAACTGATTGATAGTCAGCGAGGGCAGATTGCTATCGGTTGGCTGATTGTCGAAGATTTAGCAATGGTACTGACATTAGTATTATTGCCCGCGTTTGCCGGAGTCATGGGCAACGAAACCACCAGTTTGAGCCAATTATTTACAGAGTTAGCCATTACTATTGGTAAAGTGATCGCGTTCATAACCCTAATGATTGTAGTCGGCCGCCGGTTGGTGCCCTGGATACTGGCTAAAACAGCCAGTACCGGTTCACGAGAACTCTTTACGTTAGCAGTCTTGGTGTTGGCGCTTGGAATAGCCTACGGCGCTGTAGGGCTGTTTGACGTATCATTTGCTCTCGGTGCATTCTTCGCTGGAATGGTATTAAATGAATCGGAGCTGAGCCACCGTGCCGCGCAAGATACCTTGCCGCTGCGTGATGCCTTTGCCGTACTGTTCTTTGTTTCAGTCGGCATGTTATTCGATCCGATGATTTTACTGCGAGAACCATTAGCGGTGTTAGTGTCCTTGGCCATTATTATCTTTGGTAAATCAGCGGCTGCTTTCATACTGGTGCGGTTGTTTGGTCACTCAAAACGTACGGCTCTCACCATTTCCGTCAGTTTGGCACAAATCGGAGAGTTCGCCTTTATCCTGGCAGGGCTGGGTATTTCTCTTGGTTTAATGTCTGAACATGGCCGTAATCTGGTGCTGGCGGGGGCGATTCTTTCTATCATGCTCAACCCGTTACTTTTCACCTTGCTGGATCGCTATTTAGCCAAGAATGAAACGATGGAAGATCTGATACTGGAAGAGGCGGTAGAGGAGGAAAAACAGATCCCTGTCGACTTATGCAACCATGCATTATTGGTGGGATATGGCCGGGTAGGTAGCTTATTAGGGGCAAAACTTAACGCAGAAGGCATCCCGCTGGTCGTCGTAGAAAATTCACGCCCGCGTGTAGAAGCCTTACGTGAACAAGGTATTAATGCGGTATTAGGTAATGCTGCAAGCGCAGATATTATGTCATTGGCGCGTCTGGATTGTGCCCGCTGGCTCCTATTAACGATTCCAAATGGCTACGAAGCCGGTGAAATTGTCGCATCAGCCAGAATTAAGCGGCCAGATCTTGAGATAATCGCCCGCGCCCATTATGACGATGAAGTGGTTTATATCTCAGACCGCGGCGCTAACCAGGTTGTTATGGGAGAACGTGAA
The sequence above is drawn from the Yersinia intermedia genome and encodes:
- the ybaL gene encoding YbaL family putative K(+) efflux transporter — its product is MHHSTPLITTIVGGLVLAFLLGSLAHRLRISPLVGYLAAGVLAGPFTPGFVADTSLAPELAEIGVILLMFGVGLHFSLKDLLAVKAIAIPGAVAQIAVATLLGMGLSHLLGWDLVTGLVFGLCLSTASTVVLLRALEERQLIDSQRGQIAIGWLIVEDLAMVLTLVLLPAFAGVMGNETTSLSQLFTELAITIGKVIAFITLMIVVGRRLVPWILAKTASTGSRELFTLAVLVLALGIAYGAVGLFDVSFALGAFFAGMVLNESELSHRAAQDTLPLRDAFAVLFFVSVGMLFDPMILLREPLAVLVSLAIIIFGKSAAAFILVRLFGHSKRTALTISVSLAQIGEFAFILAGLGISLGLMSEHGRNLVLAGAILSIMLNPLLFTLLDRYLAKNETMEDLILEEAVEEEKQIPVDLCNHALLVGYGRVGSLLGAKLNAEGIPLVVVENSRPRVEALREQGINAVLGNAASADIMSLARLDCARWLLLTIPNGYEAGEIVASARIKRPDLEIIARAHYDDEVVYISDRGANQVVMGEREIANSMLNMLKIETLTEEDKMPVCPI
- a CDS encoding MFS transporter, which gives rise to MTDRSETGFQPSTTAAVKRTSFSILGAISVSHLLNDMIQSLILAIYPLLQAEFSLSFAQIGLITLTYQLTASLLQPLIGLYTDKHPQPYSLPIGMGFTLSGILLLAMATTFPVVLLAAALVGTGSSVFHPESSRVARMASGGRHGLAQSVFQVGGNFGSALGPLLAAILIAPYGKGNVGWFSLAALLAIVVLLQVSKWYQQQQKMTHGKIVKVSSAKVLPKKTVISTLVILMVLIFSKYFYLTSISSYYTFYLMHKFGVSVQNAQIHLFAFLFAVAAGTIIGGPLGDRIGRKYVIWGSILGVAPFTLILPYASLYWTGVLTVIIGVILASAFSAILVYAQELIPGKVGMVSGLFFGFAFGMGGLGAAVLGYVADLTSIELVYQICAFLPLLGIFTALLPNIEDK